One Enterococcus silesiacus genomic window carries:
- a CDS encoding sugar kinase → MYVGFDIGGTTVKYGVLDEGGNILVKGSIETEYEPEIFYANLLKIIDDARADYQIKGIGISAPGIVQKDGFMLTAGAIRPLYGENFKQKLEKLTGLPVTVENDANAVAIAEKWIGNAIDMENYLCLVLGTGVGGGIVINGKVHRGSHGMAGEFGWMMIDKLPETGNLESVSINRRASVVDGLIRLYNEAQQKNEETVIPISDAREIFDLAESGDDLAVAITKQFYVDLSVALVNLISCFDPEAILIGGGVSANEQFHRELQKTLEEVEKNHGAINYLRGKTIAPVMPTKLKNDAGLIGAVYQVHQVVSK, encoded by the coding sequence ATGTACGTAGGATTTGATATAGGGGGAACGACGGTTAAATATGGTGTTTTGGATGAAGGCGGCAATATTTTAGTAAAAGGAAGCATTGAGACAGAATACGAGCCTGAGATATTCTACGCCAATCTTTTAAAAATCATTGACGATGCCAGAGCCGACTACCAAATAAAAGGAATTGGCATAAGTGCGCCAGGGATTGTCCAAAAAGATGGCTTTATGTTAACGGCTGGTGCGATCAGACCTTTATATGGCGAAAATTTTAAACAAAAGCTAGAGAAGTTAACGGGTCTACCTGTCACTGTAGAAAATGATGCAAATGCTGTTGCCATAGCAGAAAAATGGATCGGAAATGCAATCGATATGGAAAATTATTTATGCCTAGTCTTAGGTACGGGCGTTGGTGGCGGGATCGTCATTAATGGGAAGGTTCATCGTGGTTCTCATGGTATGGCTGGCGAATTTGGTTGGATGATGATCGATAAATTACCAGAAACGGGCAATCTTGAGTCGGTATCGATTAATAGGCGGGCATCTGTCGTTGATGGTCTGATTCGTCTATACAATGAAGCGCAACAAAAAAATGAAGAAACAGTTATTCCTATTAGTGATGCAAGAGAGATCTTTGACTTAGCTGAAAGCGGCGATGACCTTGCAGTAGCCATTACGAAACAATTTTATGTAGATCTTTCAGTCGCTCTGGTCAATTTGATTAGCTGCTTTGATCCAGAAGCTATTTTAATTGGTGGCGGAGTGAGTGCAAACGAGCAGTTTCACAGAGAACTTCAGAAAACATTGGAGGAAGTGGAAAAAAATCATGGGGCTATCAACTATTTAAGAGGCAAGACGATTGCACCTGTGATGCCAACGAAATTAAAAAATGACGCAGGTCTGATCGGGGCTGTCTATCAAGTTCATCAAGTTGTCAGTAAATAA
- a CDS encoding transcriptional regulator: MAIFDYLKLNDLSSVEQEIYRFVVNNLDKIPYMRVRDIADGAHVSSTSVFRFVQKIGFHSFPEFRFYIKSHLDNVRQEENKTHIGIEERVNSLNMGIFHPDVEYQIKKMAQDLRDSDFILFMGMGASGAIAQYIARKLANLGYVSISLDDLTYPIRSFLRKNQKNAIVFLSVSGETKELIEVIAGLEDKNSVKKYCITLNKKSTLAQLCDYSIEYEIKEERKDIFLDLTSQLPSIAILETLISYLKDFRNE, from the coding sequence ATGGCGATATTCGATTATCTGAAATTAAATGACCTGTCCTCTGTAGAACAAGAAATTTATCGATTTGTTGTGAATAATCTAGATAAAATCCCCTATATGCGTGTTCGGGATATTGCTGATGGTGCACATGTATCCTCAACCTCTGTCTTTCGTTTTGTTCAGAAAATCGGGTTTCATTCTTTTCCAGAGTTTCGGTTTTATATTAAGTCCCATTTAGATAATGTTCGTCAAGAAGAAAATAAAACACACATTGGCATTGAAGAGCGGGTGAATTCCCTTAATATGGGGATTTTTCATCCAGATGTAGAATATCAAATCAAAAAGATGGCACAAGATTTACGTGATAGTGATTTTATATTGTTTATGGGTATGGGTGCCTCGGGTGCAATTGCACAGTATATAGCTAGAAAATTAGCGAATTTGGGGTATGTGTCGATTAGTTTAGATGATCTGACGTATCCTATTCGTAGTTTTTTACGCAAGAATCAAAAAAATGCCATCGTATTTTTAAGTGTATCTGGTGAAACGAAAGAATTGATAGAAGTTATCGCGGGCTTAGAAGATAAAAATAGTGTCAAAAAGTACTGTATTACGCTAAACAAGAAAAGCACGCTTGCTCAACTTTGTGACTACTCCATTGAGTACGAAATCAAAGAAGAACGCAAAGATATTTTTCTAGATCTTACTAGTCAGCTACCTTCAATAGCCATTTTAGAAACTTTGATTAGCTACCTTAAAGATTTTCGCAATGAGTAA
- a CDS encoding PTS cellobiose transporter subunit IIC, which translates to MQKFNDIIDRSLVPIATKLNNQRHIAAVRDAFMLIFPLTISASLVILVNNILFSNDSFVVQLLRLSSVFPNLESAQQVLSSVANGTINIMSIFITYLVAQILAKHFNADSTLVGLTSIASFMILYPKPFNADDLNVISTQYLGAQGLFVAMIVGCLVGEFLPKLFKVKRLQINMPEMVPPAVSRSFSSMIPIVIVVGISAIVNFLVLMIAPEGVNELIYKGIQSPLRDLGGNVVGVMLLAFIQTLLFSIGIHGPNTLNAVRSAIFTEQDLANLDFINKGGSLWDVPYKETWGILNDMFANMGGTGMTMGLIIAIFIASRRPEQREIAKMSLVPGIFQINEPIIFGLPIVLNPLLIVPFILVPMVNIMIGYFVTVVWPIMPSPAIGVPWTTPGIINLFLGTGGNIVAALVGVVCLAVSVGIYLPFVIASNRAQKIDL; encoded by the coding sequence ATGCAAAAATTTAATGATATTATTGATCGTTCATTAGTTCCGATTGCAACAAAGCTGAATAATCAACGCCACATCGCAGCTGTTCGGGATGCTTTTATGTTGATTTTTCCATTAACGATTTCTGCATCACTTGTTATTTTAGTTAACAATATTTTATTTTCAAATGACAGTTTTGTCGTGCAATTATTACGATTATCCAGTGTTTTTCCAAATTTAGAAAGCGCGCAGCAAGTGTTGTCTTCCGTGGCAAATGGAACCATCAATATCATGAGTATCTTTATCACGTATCTTGTGGCTCAAATATTAGCGAAACATTTTAACGCAGATTCTACGTTAGTCGGGTTGACAAGTATCGCTAGCTTTATGATTTTGTATCCTAAACCATTTAATGCAGATGACTTGAATGTCATCAGTACACAGTATCTAGGGGCACAAGGCTTGTTTGTTGCTATGATCGTAGGTTGCTTAGTGGGCGAATTTTTACCAAAGCTTTTTAAAGTAAAGCGTCTGCAAATTAACATGCCGGAAATGGTTCCACCAGCTGTATCTCGTTCTTTTTCAAGTATGATACCAATTGTGATCGTAGTGGGAATCTCAGCAATTGTTAACTTTTTAGTGTTAATGATCGCACCAGAAGGCGTGAACGAACTGATCTACAAAGGAATTCAAAGTCCATTACGTGATCTTGGAGGAAATGTTGTCGGAGTCATGCTATTAGCCTTTATTCAAACCTTGCTATTTTCTATCGGTATTCATGGTCCAAATACGTTAAATGCCGTTCGTTCTGCTATTTTTACGGAACAAGATTTAGCCAATCTAGATTTTATCAATAAAGGTGGTTCACTTTGGGATGTTCCTTACAAAGAAACGTGGGGCATTTTAAATGATATGTTTGCAAATATGGGGGGGACAGGGATGACAATGGGCTTGATCATTGCGATCTTTATTGCCTCTAGACGCCCAGAACAACGTGAAATTGCCAAGATGTCATTAGTTCCAGGTATTTTTCAAATTAATGAACCCATCATTTTTGGGTTACCGATCGTGTTAAATCCGTTATTGATCGTTCCTTTTATATTGGTGCCAATGGTCAATATTATGATCGGTTACTTCGTGACGGTCGTTTGGCCGATTATGCCATCACCGGCAATTGGTGTCCCGTGGACTACACCTGGGATCATTAATCTATTCTTAGGGACAGGTGGAAATATAGTTGCTGCATTGGTTGGGGTTGTCTGTTTAGCGGTTTCTGTAGGGATCTATTTACCATTTGTTATCGCATCAAATCGTGCACAAAAAATTGATTTATAA
- a CDS encoding 6-phospho-beta-glucosidase — MTNKIGDNFLWGGAIAAHQAEGAWDVDGRGPSIADVMTAGGNGIPRKITKGVLDGEYYPNHEAIDFYHHYKEDIKLFKELGLKCLRTSISWSRIFPKGIEEEPNEAGLLYYDRLFDELIENEIEPVITLSHFEMPYYIYEKFGGFANKEVIPLFVKFAKCVFERYKDKVTYWMTFNEINNQADGQEPLHVWTNSAMIIEDEDKKEELVFQAGINELIASAAAVIEGKKINPKFQIGCMMAYVPVYPYSCNPEDMMASVKANERRFFYNDIHARGKIPTYATKYWERKNYQIDISEQELAILKEGTVDYIGFSYYMSGTISTLKDIEGWATEDIPNAKIVKNPYISASDWGWPIDEVGLRYVLNTVYQRYDLPLFIVENGFGAYDKLTEENTVHDDYRIEYLSKHIEQMKKAIVEDGVPVIGYTPWGIIDIVSFGSGEMEKRYGMIYVDKDNEGKGTLKRLKKDSFDWYQKVIETNGEEI; from the coding sequence ATGACGAATAAAATAGGAGATAATTTTTTATGGGGCGGCGCAATTGCCGCTCATCAAGCAGAAGGAGCTTGGGATGTAGACGGAAGAGGACCTAGTATTGCCGATGTAATGACTGCAGGAGGTAACGGAATTCCTCGGAAAATAACGAAGGGTGTTCTCGATGGAGAATATTACCCAAACCATGAAGCGATTGATTTTTATCATCACTATAAAGAGGATATCAAGCTTTTTAAAGAGCTAGGTTTAAAATGTTTGCGAACGTCTATATCATGGAGTCGTATTTTTCCGAAAGGAATTGAAGAAGAACCAAATGAAGCAGGATTATTATATTATGATCGCCTCTTTGATGAATTAATAGAAAATGAAATCGAACCCGTTATTACGCTGTCCCATTTTGAAATGCCTTATTACATCTATGAGAAGTTCGGTGGTTTTGCCAATAAGGAAGTGATTCCATTATTTGTAAAATTCGCTAAATGTGTGTTTGAACGCTATAAAGACAAAGTCACATACTGGATGACCTTCAACGAAATCAACAACCAAGCAGATGGGCAAGAACCGTTACACGTTTGGACCAATTCAGCGATGATCATTGAAGACGAAGACAAGAAAGAAGAACTTGTTTTCCAAGCAGGAATCAATGAACTAATTGCTAGTGCAGCGGCTGTGATTGAAGGGAAGAAAATAAATCCTAAATTCCAAATTGGCTGTATGATGGCCTATGTTCCTGTTTATCCGTATTCCTGTAATCCAGAAGATATGATGGCATCGGTAAAGGCCAATGAGCGAAGATTTTTCTATAATGATATTCATGCTCGTGGGAAAATTCCCACTTATGCGACAAAATATTGGGAACGTAAGAACTACCAAATTGATATCAGCGAGCAGGAATTAGCTATTTTGAAAGAAGGAACAGTCGATTATATCGGTTTTAGTTATTATATGTCTGGTACAATCTCAACGCTTAAAGACATTGAAGGTTGGGCAACAGAAGATATTCCCAATGCAAAAATAGTGAAAAACCCATATATAAGTGCATCTGATTGGGGATGGCCAATCGATGAAGTCGGACTACGTTATGTCTTAAATACTGTTTATCAACGTTACGATCTACCGTTATTTATTGTCGAAAATGGTTTTGGTGCATATGATAAACTAACAGAGGAAAATACTGTTCATGACGACTATCGGATTGAGTATTTGAGTAAACACATTGAGCAAATGAAAAAAGCTATCGTAGAAGATGGTGTTCCAGTTATTGGTTATACACCTTGGGGAATCATTGATATTGTAAGCTTTGGCAGTGGCGAAATGGAAAAAAGATACGGTATGATTTATGTGGATAAGGATAACGAAGGTAAGGGGACACTTAAACGTTTAAAAAAAGATTCGTTTGATTGGTATCAGAAGGTTATTGAAACAAATGGTGAAGAGATTTAG
- a CDS encoding LacI family transcriptional regulator has protein sequence MKNYSIKDIAEIAGVSVATVSRVINDNGRFSEETRKKVLKVIEETGYKMNYSAKNLRMNKSFTIGILVPDISNYFFSDVVQQLEEILFAKGYSTIICNTSRSSEKELAYLRILEGKGVDGLIVISGAEAFEFDSSGAEKKIPYICIDREPKKKEDTIFISSNHYQGAFESTEELIHEGCQHPVIAMHNQKSTSAKERLKGFKDALKKNSISFNIKQHLLSIDIESVDFEQDFLAFLQKNPSIDGIFSINDLIALELMLSLKKNHIAVPQKIKLIGFDDTASGKYTTPTLSSVKQNTTLIASHAVETLLELINHKGELGRQIVVPVSLVLRESSRQS, from the coding sequence ATGAAAAACTATTCTATTAAAGACATCGCTGAAATCGCAGGCGTTTCTGTCGCAACTGTTTCGAGAGTTATTAATGATAATGGACGTTTTTCTGAAGAAACTCGAAAAAAAGTCTTAAAAGTCATTGAAGAAACTGGCTACAAAATGAATTACAGTGCTAAAAACTTACGCATGAACAAATCATTCACGATCGGCATTTTAGTACCGGACATCAGTAACTATTTCTTTTCTGATGTTGTTCAGCAATTAGAAGAAATTTTATTTGCTAAGGGCTATTCCACTATTATTTGCAATACATCCCGAAGTTCCGAGAAAGAGCTGGCATATCTACGTATTTTAGAAGGGAAAGGCGTGGATGGCTTGATCGTTATTTCTGGAGCCGAGGCATTTGAATTTGATTCCTCTGGGGCTGAAAAGAAAATCCCTTATATTTGTATCGATCGGGAACCAAAAAAGAAAGAAGATACTATTTTTATTTCATCTAATCACTATCAAGGTGCTTTTGAGAGTACAGAAGAACTGATCCATGAAGGCTGCCAGCATCCTGTTATTGCGATGCATAATCAAAAATCAACCAGTGCTAAAGAGCGGTTGAAAGGATTTAAGGATGCATTGAAGAAAAATAGCATTTCTTTCAATATCAAACAACATTTGCTTTCTATTGATATTGAAAGTGTAGATTTTGAACAAGATTTCCTTGCTTTTCTACAGAAAAATCCAAGTATAGACGGGATTTTTTCTATAAATGATCTCATTGCATTAGAATTAATGCTGAGTTTGAAGAAAAATCATATCGCTGTACCGCAAAAAATAAAATTAATTGGTTTCGATGATACGGCTTCTGGAAAATACACAACACCAACTCTTTCATCGGTCAAACAAAATACGACTTTAATCGCGTCCCATGCAGTGGAAACACTACTAGAATTGATCAACCACAAAGGAGAATTAGGCAGGCAGATCGTCGTGCCCGTTTCGTTGGTTTTAAGAGAGTCTAGTAGGCAATCCTAA
- a CDS encoding ribulose phosphate epimerase, producing MCADFSNLEKETQELDQAGIDIFHMDFMDGSFVPNFGMGLQDFELVRSVTEKPVDVHLMIQEPSKYVEKFADLGADIIYIHPEADRQAARTLDIIQQKGKKAGIALNPGTSVEMIQELLPLVDYVMVMTVNPGFAGQKYLSYTNSKIEKLVALSKEYDFDVMVDGAISPEKIEKLSKIGVTGFVLGTSALFGKTGTYQETLEKLRAL from the coding sequence ATGTGTGCTGATTTTTCTAATCTGGAAAAAGAAACACAAGAACTGGATCAAGCTGGGATCGATATTTTTCATATGGACTTTATGGATGGCAGTTTTGTACCAAACTTTGGAATGGGGCTGCAAGATTTTGAATTAGTCCGTTCTGTTACAGAGAAGCCAGTAGATGTTCATTTAATGATTCAAGAACCAAGTAAGTATGTTGAAAAATTTGCGGATCTTGGGGCAGATATTATTTATATCCATCCAGAAGCAGATAGACAAGCGGCCCGAACGTTGGATATCATTCAGCAAAAAGGAAAGAAGGCAGGCATCGCACTTAATCCAGGAACATCGGTTGAAATGATTCAAGAATTGCTGCCATTAGTAGACTATGTGATGGTGATGACCGTCAACCCAGGATTTGCAGGTCAAAAGTATTTATCATATACGAATTCTAAAATAGAAAAGTTAGTGGCTTTATCAAAAGAATATGATTTTGACGTGATGGTAGATGGTGCGATTTCGCCAGAAAAAATTGAAAAACTAAGCAAAATAGGTGTGACTGGTTTTGTGTTAGGTACATCAGCTTTATTTGGAAAAACTGGAACCTATCAAGAAACTCTTGAGAAATTAAGAGCGCTCTAG
- a CDS encoding ribose-5-phosphate isomerase, whose product MKLAIGSDHVGFELKPIIIEYVKELGHEIEDFGTNSSERTDYPQYGKKVAEEVASGNFDGGILICGTGVGISISANKVKGIRAVVCSEPYSAKLSKEHNNTNILAFGSRVVGSELAKMIVKEWLDANFEGGRHAKRVEMIRQIER is encoded by the coding sequence ATGAAATTAGCAATTGGCAGCGATCATGTTGGGTTTGAGTTGAAACCTATTATTATTGAGTACGTAAAAGAATTAGGTCATGAGATCGAAGACTTTGGAACGAATTCATCAGAACGAACAGATTATCCTCAATATGGTAAGAAAGTAGCGGAAGAAGTTGCTTCAGGAAATTTTGATGGTGGGATTTTGATTTGTGGCACTGGGGTAGGAATCTCAATTTCGGCCAACAAAGTCAAAGGCATCCGCGCAGTTGTGTGTAGTGAACCTTATTCGGCTAAGCTTTCTAAGGAGCATAATAACACGAATATTTTAGCATTCGGCTCTCGGGTAGTGGGCAGTGAGTTAGCAAAGATGATTGTAAAAGAATGGCTAGACGCTAATTTTGAAGGCGGCAGACATGCTAAACGAGTCGAGATGATTAGGCAAATAGAGCGTTAA
- a CDS encoding AP endonuclease, translated as MKLATRINSFLPKFNHDVEEVLQEFNRLGLTHVDFNYPEHVADISAEKMKKMLQENKLKANGVALRFRSEFINGELGNADQSISSNAVKLCKEACDYCREVGGEVVTIWLGFDGFDYSFQIDYEKVWNQIKACMIEITDYAPDLKISIEYKPFQPRAYAFLDSFGVALSMVHEVGRENLGITLDYCHMLMKHENPAYGASILGSRQKLFGVHLNDGYGLNDDGLMIGTSSLIKTIEFIYYTKLHNYDHAFYFDTFPIIEDPVAECERNINMIKKIDAIIERLGMDYIANVIKQNSAVKVSDLVLEILA; from the coding sequence ATGAAGTTAGCGACAAGAATCAATTCATTTTTACCAAAATTCAATCATGATGTGGAAGAAGTCTTACAAGAATTTAATCGTCTAGGGTTAACTCATGTTGATTTTAATTATCCAGAACATGTGGCAGATATTTCAGCTGAAAAAATGAAAAAAATGTTACAGGAAAATAAATTAAAAGCAAATGGTGTGGCACTAAGGTTTAGAAGTGAGTTTATCAATGGCGAGTTAGGAAATGCGGATCAGAGTATTTCTAGCAATGCAGTCAAACTGTGCAAAGAAGCCTGTGATTATTGTCGTGAAGTAGGTGGAGAAGTCGTGACGATCTGGTTAGGTTTTGATGGGTTTGATTATTCATTCCAGATCGACTATGAAAAAGTTTGGAACCAAATCAAAGCCTGTATGATCGAAATTACAGACTATGCGCCTGATCTTAAAATCAGCATTGAGTACAAACCGTTTCAACCAAGAGCGTATGCATTCTTAGATAGTTTCGGGGTCGCTTTATCAATGGTTCATGAGGTTGGTCGTGAGAATTTAGGGATCACCTTAGATTATTGTCACATGCTAATGAAACATGAAAATCCAGCTTATGGTGCAAGTATTTTAGGCAGTCGTCAAAAACTATTTGGGGTTCATTTAAATGATGGTTATGGTCTAAACGATGATGGATTGATGATCGGTACAAGTAGTTTGATCAAGACAATTGAATTTATCTACTATACAAAATTACACAATTATGATCACGCTTTCTATTTCGATACATTTCCAATTATTGAAGATCCTGTAGCAGAGTGTGAAAGAAACATCAACATGATCAAAAAAATCGATGCGATTATTGAGCGATTAGGAATGGACTACATCGCTAACGTGATCAAACAAAACAGCGCAGTGAAAGTAAGTGATTTAGTATTAGAAATCTTAGCTTAA
- a CDS encoding PTS beta-glucoside transporter subunit IIABC produces the protein MDFKLAAKEILENVGGPENLANMTHCATRLRLTLKDPSKANDDAVKEIDGVVNVVNKAGQYQILIGTEVPKLYDEFEALVTGEDGNVQVNNSGEHSGNIISNIFSAISAIFAPLLPALAGSGILRGLLILAVQTGVLSENSGTYSILNVASMSVFYFLPVLLAFTSARRFGASPYLSALIGAALLNPEFIALMGDTGNGATTSFLKIPVVLMNYNSTVVPIILSIWAFSYLYKFLDEKVPETLKLVVVPLISLAVMIPLTIIVIGPIGVYSGEAVAQVVNWLIERSSILTGIVIGGGWSVLVSLGIHWAVNPIMINNVSTYGFDYIVPFTFACNFAVIGTTIGVYFKARNNKLRSFALTGLVTVALSAIIEPTLFGLLVKNKKLFLAQIIGGAVGGAYLGLTKVVTNAFVFGSVTTFPAFVTDNTSNFIQAMIGLAIALVTSAILGYMFTEREEMLS, from the coding sequence ATGGATTTCAAATTAGCAGCAAAAGAAATTTTAGAAAATGTTGGCGGTCCAGAGAATTTAGCGAATATGACCCATTGTGCTACACGATTGAGATTAACACTGAAAGATCCTTCTAAGGCAAATGATGACGCAGTCAAAGAAATCGATGGTGTTGTCAATGTTGTCAATAAAGCAGGACAATATCAAATTTTGATTGGCACAGAAGTTCCTAAATTATATGATGAATTTGAAGCGTTGGTTACAGGGGAAGATGGAAATGTTCAAGTAAATAATAGTGGAGAGCATTCTGGTAATATTATCAGTAATATCTTTTCAGCGATTTCAGCAATTTTTGCGCCATTATTACCTGCATTAGCTGGATCAGGGATTTTACGAGGACTATTGATTTTAGCTGTCCAAACAGGAGTTTTATCTGAAAATAGCGGGACTTATAGTATATTAAATGTTGCTTCAATGAGTGTCTTTTATTTTTTACCAGTATTGTTAGCGTTTACTTCGGCGAGAAGATTTGGGGCTAGTCCTTATTTATCTGCATTGATCGGTGCGGCTTTATTGAATCCAGAGTTTATTGCATTGATGGGAGATACTGGAAACGGTGCAACAACAAGCTTCTTGAAAATTCCTGTGGTTTTGATGAATTACAATTCTACAGTTGTTCCGATTATCCTTTCGATTTGGGCGTTTTCTTATCTGTATAAGTTTTTAGATGAAAAAGTTCCTGAGACGCTAAAATTGGTTGTTGTTCCTTTGATTTCTTTAGCTGTGATGATTCCTTTAACGATTATCGTAATTGGTCCAATTGGGGTTTATAGCGGTGAAGCAGTGGCTCAAGTGGTGAATTGGTTGATTGAGCGTAGTAGTATTTTGACAGGTATAGTGATTGGCGGTGGTTGGAGTGTTCTTGTAAGCTTAGGGATTCACTGGGCGGTTAATCCGATCATGATCAATAATGTTTCAACATATGGTTTTGACTATATAGTACCGTTTACCTTTGCCTGTAATTTTGCTGTTATCGGTACGACGATCGGTGTCTATTTTAAAGCAAGAAACAACAAACTACGTAGTTTTGCGTTAACAGGTCTAGTAACGGTCGCACTTTCAGCCATTATCGAACCTACATTATTTGGCTTATTAGTAAAAAATAAAAAATTATTTTTAGCACAAATCATTGGCGGTGCTGTTGGTGGTGCGTATTTAGGCCTGACGAAAGTTGTAACGAATGCTTTTGTCTTTGGTAGTGTGACAACGTTTCCAGCTTTTGTAACAGATAATACTTCAAACTTTATTCAAGCAATGATTGGATTAGCTATTGCACTAGTCACTTCAGCTATTTTAGGTTATATGTTTACCGAAAGAGAAGAAATGTTATCTTAA
- a CDS encoding transcriptional regulator, with the protein MIPYVRQEKIIEILESRELIKIEDLQKLIPEVSISTLRRDLKELEGVNKVQTLSGGAVKLSSSVSELPISTKASLQTKEKLYIAELATREVVAGETIYLDSGSTCTVLLRELLKKKIRIITTNTDVLRLTGDFEAEVTILGGTYDPKISSLSGPLAEANIKKYVFDKAFLGANGIDLKFGVTTPNLVEAIKKKTVIDHAKKSFLLCDSSKFHKTSAVKSFDLNEVILITDTFDSDLSKEMAIISK; encoded by the coding sequence ATGATTCCATATGTTCGCCAAGAAAAGATCATCGAAATTCTAGAAAGTAGAGAATTAATCAAGATTGAGGATTTACAAAAATTAATACCAGAAGTCTCGATTTCTACTCTTAGACGTGATTTGAAAGAACTTGAAGGAGTAAATAAAGTGCAGACCTTATCAGGAGGTGCCGTCAAGCTTTCTTCAAGTGTGTCAGAGCTACCTATCTCAACGAAGGCAAGTTTACAAACCAAAGAAAAGCTCTATATAGCTGAATTGGCTACTCGTGAAGTGGTCGCTGGAGAGACGATTTATTTAGATTCAGGTTCTACGTGTACAGTATTGTTAAGAGAGCTGCTTAAAAAGAAGATTCGAATCATCACTACAAATACGGATGTACTTAGATTGACTGGAGATTTTGAGGCAGAAGTCACGATTTTAGGTGGCACTTATGATCCCAAAATTTCATCATTAAGTGGTCCACTAGCTGAAGCAAACATAAAAAAATATGTCTTTGATAAAGCGTTCCTAGGTGCAAATGGTATTGATTTGAAATTTGGGGTAACAACGCCTAATTTAGTGGAAGCAATCAAAAAGAAAACCGTGATCGATCATGCCAAAAAATCATTTTTATTATGTGATAGTTCTAAGTTTCATAAGACGTCTGCAGTGAAATCCTTTGATTTAAATGAAGTTATTTTGATTACCGATACATTCGATTCAGATTTGAGCAAAGAAATGGCAATCATTTCTAAATAA
- a CDS encoding ABC transporter permease: protein MFKLYFTALRSLAVKETNRYLRIWVQTLVPPVITTSLYFVIFGNLIGGRIGQMEGFSYMEFIVPGLIMMSVITSSYANVSSSFFSQKFQKNIEELLVAPVPTHIIIWGFVFGGLGRSVLVGTLVTIISLFFVPLHVYSWSIVIITLLMTAILFSLAGLLNGIFAQSFDDVSIVPTFVLQPLTYLGGVFYAISMLPPIWQAVSKINPIVYMISGFRYGFLGTIDVPIIFSMIILILFISVLYAVCWYLIDRGRGLRS, encoded by the coding sequence ATGTTTAAGTTATATTTCACGGCTTTAAGAAGCCTTGCAGTAAAAGAAACTAATCGTTATCTACGCATTTGGGTACAAACTTTGGTCCCACCAGTGATCACCACATCACTTTATTTTGTTATTTTCGGAAATCTGATCGGTGGACGAATCGGACAGATGGAAGGTTTCTCCTATATGGAATTTATCGTGCCTGGCCTGATCATGATGTCTGTCATCACGAGCTCTTATGCGAATGTCTCGTCCTCATTTTTCTCACAAAAGTTTCAGAAAAATATTGAAGAGTTATTAGTTGCACCAGTACCAACACACATTATTATTTGGGGATTTGTTTTCGGTGGACTGGGCAGAAGTGTTCTAGTCGGCACACTTGTCACAATAATTTCTTTATTCTTTGTACCACTTCACGTTTATTCTTGGTCTATTGTGATTATTACCCTTCTGATGACCGCTATTTTATTTTCATTAGCAGGTTTGCTAAATGGGATCTTTGCCCAATCTTTTGATGATGTATCGATTGTGCCAACTTTCGTTTTACAGCCGTTAACGTATCTTGGCGGAGTATTTTATGCAATCTCAATGTTGCCACCGATCTGGCAAGCTGTTTCCAAAATTAACCCGATCGTGTATATGATTTCAGGATTTAGATATGGTTTTCTTGGCACGATCGATGTACCGATCATTTTTTCTATGATCATTTTGATTCTTTTTATCTCAGTACTTTATGCCGTTTGTTGGTATTTGATTGATAGAGGTCGTGGATTGAGAAGTTAA